GATGATCCCGCTTGAAGGAGAGCATTACCGTTCGCTGGGGGTGGCAGCAACCTCTTTTTCCAAGCAGTCACCGGCTGCCAAACGCTTCTTGCAGTTTGTAACCGATTGGGTAAACGAGCAGCAAGCGTAATTCAGACAGACAAATCCCTCCTGACTTCCTTCGCCAGCGGCTGCTTTCGGACAAAGGGCAGGTACAACAAGAAAAACAACGCGAGTGCTACTCCTTCCAACGAAACGATGTACCACGGATACGGGCCCAAAAAGTCAATCAGACTGGGATTGTCCGGTTTGCGCGAGACAAATAAATAATTTCCACCGGTCCATTGGTTGACGAAAAGTGCGACGAGCAAAAGCAGGTTTAAAAAGCCCATCGTTTTCCATACAGAACGGACAGTCGGACGGTAGCCTTCTACCCACGTCATGTACAGGCAAGCAAGGACGATTCCCGCGTGGGCTACGAAAAAATGCACAAAGCGAAAATGCGGAAATGGGTAAAACAACTCGGGTGTAAGCAACGCCTGCATGGCGCCACCAATCCCGGCAAAATACGTAATCTCATACAGTCCGTAGCTTCTCGTCATCAGCATCACGGCAGAAAGAAGGAGAGTCACGCTACATAGCTGCAAGGGTAATGTGTAAGCAGCCGTCCAGCTCTCGGTATAAACATGCCAAAGCTGATAACAAATCTCTGATAACAGCAAGACACCCGCAAGTACGTAACGTGTAGTGAGTCGATTTGTCGGGGCTTGGAGCTTTTGCCGAAATAAATAGGTGAGCACGACCAGACAGAGCACAAGAATCAAGGTGATAACGTGAGAAGTGGAAAACAGCCGAAACGGCTCCCCTGTCAGAAAAAGTGAAAAATAAGGTGAGGTCATGATGATCTCCTCTTTGTTTATTATTTTTTATATTTGAAAATTCACGAAATTTTAACAGATAGCTATTTGTATGATATAAATCTTTGGTTATAATATAAATAGACTACGTTACATCATTGAGAGGAGATATAGTCTTGAACTTAGTGCTCACGGAAAAACAATGCAAGTCTTGCCGGGCTCGCTTGACCGAGTATGAAATCGAGAACAATGGTGCGCTCTGCATGGAATGCTTCAAGGAAGAAGAAGACGAGTAAAAGCAAGGCATACGGCAACTGACTGTCTACTGCTATCTAATAATAAACCCTTTCAATCAGGCCCTCTCTTTTCATAGAGAGGGTCTGATTTTTTTGCAGGTCTTATTCTGGGAGCGGAATGATGAGTTCCATTCTTCGGCTGCCGTCTTTCATGCTTGTTTCAAACAAGATGAGTGTCAGTGTGCTGTTCGGCTCCGCTTTTTTCACTTTCAGTGTATGAGTAAAATCTCCCCAATCAGGAGCAGCGGTTGTAGCCTGCACGAAACCTTGCGTTAGCTCGTTATGTCCATCTTCTACAACGTAATTGAGTACAGCTTCAAATACGCTTGCCTGTCCTTTGATTTCAAACGTGTCTTGGGCGGTTTTCTTCACAGTGACATTGCGGAAAATATCATTGGCATAGACAGTCTCCTGTTGAGCTGGCTGTTCCGTTGGTGGCTTCTCAGGCGTTGTAGGTGGTTCAGAAGCAGGTGTCTTGGGCTCAGTTGCAACGGGTGGCTTCTGTTGTTCTGTTTGAGGGGAAGGGCTATCTGTGCCACTCGTGCATCCTTGCAGCAAGCCGATCGTCAACAGCAGCAAAAGCATTTTTTTCATGGTATCCCTCGATTCTGTCTGGTATGAAATGGTACCTATAAATAGTAAGACGTAAAAACAAATAATAGTGTTTCAGGTGGATGAGTCTTCCTGCATCAAACTGTGGTAGAATGGAGAGGAAGTAGCAACCATTATCCTAGAAGGCTGGTCTGATAACAATGGAACAACAGACGTTTCGAGTGGAAAAAGACTTTCTTGGCGAGAAGCAAATTCCAGTAGAGGCTTATTATGGCGTGCAAACGATGCGAGCAACGGAAAACTTCCCAATCACCGGGTATCGTCTTCATTTTTCCCTCATCAATGCAATGGCAATGGTAAAAAAAGCAGCTGCGATGGCAAATATGGAAGTTTCCAGATTGAATCCGCGGTTAGGAAATGCGATTGTTACTGCGGCGGAAGAAATCATGCAAGGAAAGTGGCATGATCAATTTATCGTCGATCCGATCCAAGGCGGAGCAGGTACTTCGATTAATATGAATGCCAACGAAGTGATCGCGAACCGTGGTCTTGAGATGCTTGGTGAGAAAAAAGGAGATTATTTCCACTTAAGCCCAAATACACATGTCAACATGTCTCAGTCTACCAACGATGCGTTCCCAACAGCGATTCATATTGCAACACTCACGCTATTGGAAAAGCTGCTCGTGACGATGGATAAGCTGCATGATGCATTTGGCCAAAAAGCAAAAGAATTCGATGATGTCATTAAAATGGGCAGAACGCATTTGCAAGATGCCGTTCCGATTCGCTTGGGCCAAGAATTCGAAGCATACCGTCGGGTGCTTGAGCGCGATATCAAGCGTATCAAGCAATCTCGTCAGCATTTATACGAAGTGAATATGGGAGCAACTGCGGTAGGAACAGGTTTAAATGCTGATCCTCGTTACATTACAACAGTAGTCAAGCATCTTGCCGATATCACAGGCTTCCCATTGACAGGTGCAGAGCATCTCGTGGATGCTACACAAAACACAGATGCGTATACAGAAGTATCAGCAGCGCTGAAAGTTTGCATGATGAATATGTCTAAAATCGCGAATGACTTGCGCTTGATGGCATCAGGACCTCGAGCTGGACTGGGAGAAATCTCCTTGCCGGCGCGTCAGCCAGGCTCCTCCATCATGCCAGGAAAAGTCAATCCTGTTATGGCAGAGCTCATCAACCAAGTAGCGTTTCAGGTCATCGGAAATGACCATACGATTTGTTTGGCATCTGAGGCAGGTCAGCTAGAACTGAACGTGATGGAGCCTGTGCTTGTCTTCAACTTGCTGCAATCGATCAGCATCATGGACAATGCATTCGATGTCTTTACGCGCCACTGCTTGGAAGGAATCGAAGCAAACCGCGAGCGCATGAAAGAATACGTGGAAAAAAGCGTGGGCGTCATCACAGCGGTGAATCCTCATCTCGGATATGAGACTGCTGCACGCATTGCCCGCGAAGCTATTTTGACAGGAAAGTCTGTACGTGAGCTGTGCTTGCAACACAATGTACTGACAGAAGAAGAACTGGATCTGATTCTCGATCCATTTGAAATGACGCATCCAGGTATTGCTGGAGCATCCTTACTGGATCGCGACTAAATCCAAAAACTCCCGCGCTTTGCTCATGCGAAGCAGCGGGAGTTTTTGCTTGAAAAAGGAAGGGCTTGCGCTACTTTTTCGGAAGCTGATCCAAGCCCTTGAATTCATAGCCTTGCTTGCGTGCTTCATCGATTATCGTCCCGAGAGCCTCCGCATTGTCTTTGGAGACAGAATGGAGCAGAATAACAGCACCAGGATGCAATTGGGCCATCACATTATCATAAGCGTATTTTGCCCCACGCTGGACTTTTGTATCCCAATCCTTATAGGCGACCGACCAAAAGACATTGGTATAGCCCAAATCTTTGGTAACAGCAAGTGTGCGATCACTGAAAATTCCTCTAGGAGGTCGCAAGTAATGCATGTTAGCCTGTCCGGTTACTTGCTGGACCGCATCGCTTACTTTCGTCAGTTCGTCTTTGATTTTTTGATTCGGTACGGTCGTCATATCGGGATGGCTCCACGAATGGTTGCCGATCAGATGGCCCTCTTTTGCCATTCGCTTTAATAACTCCGGCTGTTCCTTCACAAAATGTCCTGTCACAAAGAAAATAGCGGGGACTTTTTTCGCGAGAAGGGTATCTAAAATCTTTGGCGTGTAGCCATTTTCATAACCGTTGTCAAACGTCAAGTAAAGCTCTTTTTTCGTGGTATCACCTAAAAAAACCGCACCGTGACGATCGACAATGCCTTTAAAGCCTTCCTCGTTGATAGAGGGTAACTGACCATTCTTGCTCTTTTTAAAACCAAAATGGTACGGGTGATCTGGTGAGGCCATAATCGAGTCAACTGGCAAGGCACTTGTAAGCAACAAGCTAATTCCGATCAACAAGCTTTTGATCCATCGTCTTTTCAATAATGAGCTCTCCCTTCTGTAGCGAAGTCATGATGTATGTAAGGTGATTCCCTCAAAAGTTTGTCCAGTCTACTTCCAAATATGTAAACGATACGTAGGCAATAGGGGCTTGTTAGGGAGACGGGTTACTTGCAAGGGCAAGTTGTGTAAAAGTCTACCGTGAGGACGGGGACAGCTGTCCACGCATGAAAAAGAAACTCTTCATATAGTATCAATGTCGACAGTGAAACTGTTGGCAAATGCTTCCAAGAGATCATCTATACCCAGGAGGTGTGGTTAAATGGACGAATGGTTGGAGCAATTACGTGAGGCACTTGGTGAAGGTGCAGAAGAAATGGAAGTAAAAATCGAATACGAAGATGGCACTACGAAAAAATTATACTTTGGTAATAATGACGACGATGACGATGAAGAAGATGAAGATGAAGAAGAGTCTGCGGAAGAAGATTCTGATGCCGAAGATTCCGAGGACGAAGAATCTGACGACGAAGATTCCGATGACGCTTAATTGATTTTTATATGGGAAAAAAGATACGCTTTCATGCGTATCTTTTTTCAGTTGCATTCTGTAATATTAAACATATTTCAAAATGAGGATGGAACAGAAAATGAGCTTTCAAGTGAGCCATCAAATGATAAAAGAATGGTGTGGTCGCCTTTCTTATGAGAGAGGAAAGACTTTTTACCGTTCTGGGAACGTGCTTGTGGAGCATTTTCAACCGGAACCTGCTTGGATCAGAACGACAGTGAGCGCCGGGAAAAATAATTATCAGGTCACCATTGAACTGGACGAGTCTGGTATGGCAGCAGTGTGCAGTTGCCCGACTTTGGCGTCGTACGATCAGTACTGCCAACATATCGCAGCCTCGTTGTTAACCATGCGTGATCTACTAGTAGTCGAGCATCCTAGCAGCTTTTCCACTTCCATTGAAACGAGACAAGCAGGCATGACAGATCAGCCTGATTCCCGGCTAACAGAGGGACTGTTCGGCTTGTTTGTGGACCGCCCGCTTCGGACAAGCCATCATCGTGTGTTGCTGGATTCACGAACAACGCTTGCCTTGGAAATCATATGTAAAATCGTTCCGTACGGCTTTCGCAAAAGCATGATCGGAATAGAGCTAAAGCTAGGGCCAAAGAGGTTGTACATCGTAAAGGACATTCGCGCGTTTTTAGACCAGGTGGATAAGCAGCAAGTGTATCGTTTCTCTAGCCAATTTACCTATGATCCGAATTTGCATCGCTTTTTGCCAGAGCATGAAGCCATCCTCCGTGAACTCCTGCAAATTTACCGCACGGAAAAAATATATCGAGAGACAGCAAGCTACCATTATCAGGAACAGAAGCATGTGGGTGGCGAACGGGTTCTTCTTGTTCCACCCTTTACCTGGGAGCGATTATTTGCTTTGCTACTTACCGCACCGTCTGTTCACATTCAGCATCATGACCAAATGTATCCAACGTTTGCCTGTATAGATGAGCCGCCGCCACTCCACTTCGAATTCGACCAGACCAAAACCGATCAATATCAGCTGGAAGTCCAAGGATTCAAGCAAATCACGGTCTTGGAAGCTTACGGATTGTTGCTCGTAGATGGCAAATGGCACAGACTGCCAAAGGAACAATGCCGCAGTTTGGCAGAGCTAAAGCACTTGTTAGAATCTCATAGCAGTGAGCGGATTCACATTCCCGCAGAAAAAATCGAGCCTTTCATGGTGCAGATTGTTCCGGCCTTGATGAAACTGGGGGAGGTACAAATTGCAAAGGCCGTCTCAGAACGAGTCGTGCAATTCCAGTTAAAAGCCAAGCTGTATTTGGATAGGGTAAGAGATCGGTTGCTGGCGGGGGTTGAGTTTCAATATGGCGATATCGTCATCAATCCGCTGGAAGGGAATGAAGGAGGAGGGCAACGTGGCAGTGAGCTGATTTTGATGCGTGACGGGGAGCAGGAGCGGCAGATTTTGGAGCTGATGGAGGAAAGTGCCTTTACCCGCACGGAAGGAGGGTATTTTCTAGATGACGAGGAAGCTGAATACGACTTTCTTTACCACGTCGTCCCCAAGCTGGAAAAGCTGTTAAAGGTATACGCGACCACTTCGGTAAAAATCAGGATTCAGCCTCTCCACTTACCACCAAAAGTAAAAGTGGATGTCGACGAGCGAACAAATTGGCTGGATTTTCGCTTTGATATGGATGGGATACCCGAGTCCGAGATCCGAAGTATTATCCAATCGGTAGAAGAAAAGCGCAGATATCATCGGCTGTCGAATGGAGCCCTTCTTCCACTGGAGACAAAGGAATTTGAGCAAATCAATCGTTTTTTGGACGAGATGGGCATGCAATATGCGGAGCAAATGGGAAGTGGTTTCCAATTACCTGCTTTTCGCGGGCTGCGCTTGCTTGATATCCCCATGCAGGGACAGTCTGTTCAGCTGGGCAAATCGTTGCGCCAGTTTTTGGAGAATATGCGTAACCCCGATAATCTGGACTTTCCCGTGCCGGAATCTTTGCAGGCGACACTTCGAGATTATCAAAAGTTTGGCTATC
The window above is part of the Brevibacillus antibioticus genome. Proteins encoded here:
- the aspA gene encoding aspartate ammonia-lyase is translated as MEQQTFRVEKDFLGEKQIPVEAYYGVQTMRATENFPITGYRLHFSLINAMAMVKKAAAMANMEVSRLNPRLGNAIVTAAEEIMQGKWHDQFIVDPIQGGAGTSINMNANEVIANRGLEMLGEKKGDYFHLSPNTHVNMSQSTNDAFPTAIHIATLTLLEKLLVTMDKLHDAFGQKAKEFDDVIKMGRTHLQDAVPIRLGQEFEAYRRVLERDIKRIKQSRQHLYEVNMGATAVGTGLNADPRYITTVVKHLADITGFPLTGAEHLVDATQNTDAYTEVSAALKVCMMNMSKIANDLRLMASGPRAGLGEISLPARQPGSSIMPGKVNPVMAELINQVAFQVIGNDHTICLASEAGQLELNVMEPVLVFNLLQSISIMDNAFDVFTRHCLEGIEANRERMKEYVEKSVGVITAVNPHLGYETAARIAREAILTGKSVRELCLQHNVLTEEELDLILDPFEMTHPGIAGASLLDRD
- a CDS encoding Gmad2 immunoglobulin-like domain-containing protein → MKKMLLLLLTIGLLQGCTSGTDSPSPQTEQQKPPVATEPKTPASEPPTTPEKPPTEQPAQQETVYANDIFRNVTVKKTAQDTFEIKGQASVFEAVLNYVVEDGHNELTQGFVQATTAAPDWGDFTHTLKVKKAEPNSTLTLILFETSMKDGSRRMELIIPLPE
- a CDS encoding DNA primase, which translates into the protein MDEWLEQLREALGEGAEEMEVKIEYEDGTTKKLYFGNNDDDDDEEDEDEEESAEEDSDAEDSEDEESDDEDSDDA
- the pdaA gene encoding delta-lactam-biosynthetic de-N-acetylase, which produces MKRRWIKSLLIGISLLLTSALPVDSIMASPDHPYHFGFKKSKNGQLPSINEEGFKGIVDRHGAVFLGDTTKKELYLTFDNGYENGYTPKILDTLLAKKVPAIFFVTGHFVKEQPELLKRMAKEGHLIGNHSWSHPDMTTVPNQKIKDELTKVSDAVQQVTGQANMHYLRPPRGIFSDRTLAVTKDLGYTNVFWSVAYKDWDTKVQRGAKYAYDNVMAQLHPGAVILLHSVSKDNAEALGTIIDEARKQGYEFKGLDQLPKK
- a CDS encoding DEAD/DEAH box helicase; the protein is MSFQVSHQMIKEWCGRLSYERGKTFYRSGNVLVEHFQPEPAWIRTTVSAGKNNYQVTIELDESGMAAVCSCPTLASYDQYCQHIAASLLTMRDLLVVEHPSSFSTSIETRQAGMTDQPDSRLTEGLFGLFVDRPLRTSHHRVLLDSRTTLALEIICKIVPYGFRKSMIGIELKLGPKRLYIVKDIRAFLDQVDKQQVYRFSSQFTYDPNLHRFLPEHEAILRELLQIYRTEKIYRETASYHYQEQKHVGGERVLLVPPFTWERLFALLLTAPSVHIQHHDQMYPTFACIDEPPPLHFEFDQTKTDQYQLEVQGFKQITVLEAYGLLLVDGKWHRLPKEQCRSLAELKHLLESHSSERIHIPAEKIEPFMVQIVPALMKLGEVQIAKAVSERVVQFQLKAKLYLDRVRDRLLAGVEFQYGDIVINPLEGNEGGGQRGSELILMRDGEQERQILELMEESAFTRTEGGYFLDDEEAEYDFLYHVVPKLEKLLKVYATTSVKIRIQPLHLPPKVKVDVDERTNWLDFRFDMDGIPESEIRSIIQSVEEKRRYHRLSNGALLPLETKEFEQINRFLDEMGMQYAEQMGSGFQLPAFRGLRLLDIPMQGQSVQLGKSLRQFLENMRNPDNLDFPVPESLQATLRDYQKFGYQWMKTLAHYGFGGILADDMGLGKTLQSITFLLSVLSEIREQKLPAIIVAPASLLYNWHNEIKKFAPEIRSVIVDGTKEERNQIVNEQSEIDVLITSYPLLRRDHAQFEEHSFHTLILDEAQTFKNYVTQTAQTVKRIKAKHRFALTGTPVENRVEELWSIYDAVFPELFPARKEFLDLPRDTIAKRTRPFLLRRLKTEVLKELPAKIETLQSARLLPEQKKLYVAYLAQLQQETVKHLYNKGFQKNRIKILAGLTRLRQICCHPALFVKEYDGGSAKLEQLFEIIGECKNAGKRVLLFSQFTEMLGMIGRELGYHGVPFFYLDGQTPVAERLELCNRFNEGERDLFLMSLKAGGTGLNVTGADTVILYDLWWNPAVEQQAADRAHRIGQKNVVQVIRLVAEGTVEEKMYELQQKKKNLIEEIITPGQEAISSLTEQEIRELLMI
- a CDS encoding TIGR02206 family membrane protein, translated to MTSPYFSLFLTGEPFRLFSTSHVITLILVLCLVVLTYLFRQKLQAPTNRLTTRYVLAGVLLLSEICYQLWHVYTESWTAAYTLPLQLCSVTLLLSAVMLMTRSYGLYEITYFAGIGGAMQALLTPELFYPFPHFRFVHFFVAHAGIVLACLYMTWVEGYRPTVRSVWKTMGFLNLLLLVALFVNQWTGGNYLFVSRKPDNPSLIDFLGPYPWYIVSLEGVALALFFLLYLPFVRKQPLAKEVRRDLSV